The following proteins are co-located in the Doryrhamphus excisus isolate RoL2022-K1 chromosome 3, RoL_Dexc_1.0, whole genome shotgun sequence genome:
- the jakmip3 gene encoding janus kinase and microtubule-interacting protein 3 isoform X2 has translation MSKRAAGVRGKGEKQDTMASVQAVNEELRAKLMDIQLELQQEKNKVSRLEREKSQELRTEHHRAAVAMTELKSKLHEEKQKELALTRETLLRQHEMELMRVIKIKDGEIHRLNGLVLTLRDSSMDKVRNALLMEVEETRKAWEAERCRLQQELQEHRGAKRSAEEALGLAHQACQARVAELRSAHHQHQEELNRTKRDCEREIRRLMDEIKLKDRAVSVLDKALGLQAGHAHRLQLQTQAAEQQIAALRDAQRAGLNYPGHVPNSATNNPLHPSQEERDTRRFHLKIAELSAVIRKLEDRNALLSEERNELLKRLRETESQFLPLLDKNKRLSRKNEELSLMLCRLDNKLRFVTQENMEMRRPSSLNDLDRSSSASYQGYSQDYREMEFLRLQVLEQQHIIDDLSKALETGGYVKNVIERDLLLRYRRQESTRRKRTLRACRVIETFYGYDEEVSVDSDGSSLSFHTDKTPDTEPEEVCVREEAELRYRQLTQEYQALQRAYALLAETSGGNYDAEKEIKTREQLLAEISQYQTRVADLESALKQQGLDVKWVEEKQMLYQRNQQLVEKMKQMEAEELHLKNDIQDVRDQNELLEFRILELEEREWRSPGINFQQVHFPESLSPLQVYCEAEGVTDIVICELMKKLDILGDNAVSNLSNEEQVVVIHARTVLTLAEKWLGSIEVTKSALQQKMLDIESEKDLFSKQKGYLDEELDFRKRSMDQAHKRILELEAMLYEALRQQDEFRMDGQKVKYDCVSDTLTDDQREGLKRAMDQWKRAVMCELRERDAQILKERMDLLQVTQQRNKELEEFIESQKRQIKELEEKFLFLFLFFSLAFILWS, from the exons ATGTCTAAACGAGCTGCAGGGGTGCGGGGGAAAGGGGAGAAGCAGGACACCATGGCATCGGTCCAAGCTGTCAACGAGGAGCTGAGAGCCAAACTGATGGACATCCAGTTAGAACTTCAGCAGGAGAAGAACAAG GTCAGCCGCCTGGAGAGGGAGAAGAGTCAGGAACTCAGGACAGAACATCACCGGGCCGCCGTCGCCATGACGGAGCTGAAGAGCAAACTCCACGAGGAGAAGCAGAAAGAGCTAGCGCTTACTAGGGAGACGTTGCTACGGCAACACGAGATGGAGCTGATGAGAGTTATCAAAATCAAAGATGGCGAGATCCATCGGCTGAACGGTTTAGTCCTCACGCTGAGGGACAGCTCGATGGATAAG GTGAGGAACGCTCTTCTGATGGAAGTGGAGGAGACGAGAAAGGCCTGGGAGGCGGAGCGCTGTCGCCTCCAGCAGGAGCTTCAGGAGCATCGCGGCGCCAAGAGGAGCGCGGAGGAAGCTCTGGGGTTAGCTCACCAGGCTTGCCAGGCCCGAGTAGCCGAGCTACGATCGGCGCATCACCAACACCAGGAGGAGTTGAACAGAACCAAGAGAGACTGCGAGAGGGAGATCCGCCGACTG ATGGACGAGATAAAACTGAAAGACAGAGCTGTTAGTGTTTTGGATAAAGCCCTGGGGCTGCAGGCTGGCCACGCCCACCGCCTTCAGCTGCAGACTCAGGCGGCTGAGCAGCAAATCGCAGCCCTCAGAGATGCACAAAGGGCGGGACTAAACTACCCCGGACATGTCCCTAACTCCGCCACTAACAATCCTCTTCATCCT TCTCAGGAGGAGCGGGACACTCGGAGATTTCACTTGAAAATCGCAGAGCTCAGCGCCGTCATCAGGAAGCTGGAGGACCGAAACGCTTTATTGTCCGAAGAACGCAACGAACTG CTGAAGCGACTGAGGGAAACCGAGAGTCAGTTTCTTCCTCTGCTGGACAAAAACAAGCGTCTGAGCAGAAAGAATGAGGAGCTGTCACTCATGTTGTGTCGCCTTGACAACAAACTCCGCTTTGTCACCCAGGAGAACATGGAGATG AGGAGGCCCAGTTCGCTGAACGACTTGGACCGCAGCAGCTCTGCCAGTTACCAAGGCTACAGTCAGGACTACAGAGAAATGGAGTTCCTACGACTTCAGGTTCTGGAGCAACAACACATCATAGACGACCTGTCTAAG GCTCTGGAAACAGGAGGTTACGTGAAGAATGTGATT GAACGAGATCTGTTATTGCGATACAGACGTCAAGAATCGACCAGGAGAAAACGAACCTTGAGAGCCTGCAGG GTCATAGAAACATTTTACGGCTACGATGAAGAAGTGTCAGTGGACTCGGACGGCTCATCTTTGTCTTTTCACACAGACAAAACCCCCGACACGGAACCCGAAGAG GTGTGCGTTCGTGAGGAGGCGGAGCTTCGCTACCGTCAGCTGACGCAAGAATATCAGGCGCTGCAGCGGGCCTACGCTCTGCTGGCTGAGACCAGCGGAGGAAACTATGATGCCGAGAAGGAGATCAAG ACCAGAGAACAGCTGCTTGCCGAAATCAGTCAATATCAGACCAGGGTCGCAGATCTGGAGTCAGCGCTGAAACAGCAAGGACTg GACGTGAAGTGGGTGGAGGAGAAGCAGATGTTGTATCAGAGGAACCAGCAACTAGTGGAAAAG ATGAAGCAGATGGAAGCAGAGGAACTCCATCTGAAAAACGACATCCAGGACGTCAGAGACCAAAACGAACTCCTGGAGTTCAGGATCTTAGAGCTGGAG GAGAGGGAGTGGCGATCACCTGGCATCAACTTCCAGCAAGTCCACTTCCCAGAAAGTCTCAGCCCTTTGCAGGTCTACTGCGAGGCGGAGGGAGTAACT GACATTGTGATCTGTGAGCTCATGAAGAAGTTGGACATTCTGGGAGATAACGCCGTAAGT AATCTGTCCAATGAGGAGCAGGTGGTCGTGATTCACGCCAGGACTGTTCTCACACTGGCAGAGAAG TGGTTGGGGTCCATTGAAGTGACAAAGTCTGCACTGCAGCAGAAAATGTTGGACATTGAAAGTGAGAAG GATTTGTTCAGCAAGCAGAAAGGCTACCTGGATGAAGAGCTGGACTTTAGGAAGCGCTCCATGGATCAGGCTCACAAG AGGATCCTGGAGCTGGAGGCCATGCTGTACGAGGCGCTACGACAGCAGGACGAGTTCAGAATGGACGGGCAAAAGGTAAAATACGATTGCGTGAGCGACACGCTGACGGATGACCAAAGGGAGGGGCTTAAGAGAGCCATGGACCAGTGGAAACGAGCTGTGATGTGCGAGCTAAGAGAACGAGATGCGCAGATCCTCAAAGAAAGAATGGATCTGCTTCAAGTCACGCAGCAG AGGAACAAAGAGTTGGAGGAATTCATCGAATCGCAGAAGCGACAAATAAAAGAGTTGGAGGAGAAGTTCCTCTTTCTGTTTTTATTCTTCTCTCTGGCCTTCATCCTCTGGTCCTAA
- the jakmip3 gene encoding janus kinase and microtubule-interacting protein 3 isoform X6: protein MSKRAAGVRGKGEKQDTMASVQAVNEELRAKLMDIQLELQQEKNKVSRLEREKSQELRTEHHRAAVAMTELKSKLHEEKQKELALTRETLLRQHEMELMRVIKIKDGEIHRLNGLVLTLRDSSMDKVRNALLMEVEETRKAWEAERCRLQQELQEHRGAKRSAEEALGLAHQACQARVAELRSAHHQHQEELNRTKRDCEREIRRLSQEERDTRRFHLKIAELSAVIRKLEDRNALLSEERNELLKRLRETESQFLPLLDKNKRLSRKNEELSLMLCRLDNKLRFVTQENMEMRRPSSLNDLDRSSSASYQGYSQDYREMEFLRLQVLEQQHIIDDLSKALETGGYVKNVIERDLLLRYRRQESTRRKRTLRACRVIETFYGYDEEVSVDSDGSSLSFHTDKTPDTEPEEVCVREEAELRYRQLTQEYQALQRAYALLAETSGGNYDAEKEIKTREQLLAEISQYQTRVADLESALKQQGLDVKWVEEKQMLYQRNQQLVEKMKQMEAEELHLKNDIQDVRDQNELLEFRILELEEREWRSPGINFQQVHFPESLSPLQVYCEAEGVTDIVICELMKKLDILGDNANLSNEEQVVVIHARTVLTLAEKWLGSIEVTKSALQQKMLDIESEKDLFSKQKGYLDEELDFRKRSMDQAHKRILELEAMLYEALRQQDEFRMDGQKVKYDCVSDTLTDDQREGLKRAMDQWKRAVMCELRERDAQILKERMDLLQVTQQRNKELEEFIESQKRQIKELEEKFLFLFLFFSLAFILWS from the exons ATGTCTAAACGAGCTGCAGGGGTGCGGGGGAAAGGGGAGAAGCAGGACACCATGGCATCGGTCCAAGCTGTCAACGAGGAGCTGAGAGCCAAACTGATGGACATCCAGTTAGAACTTCAGCAGGAGAAGAACAAG GTCAGCCGCCTGGAGAGGGAGAAGAGTCAGGAACTCAGGACAGAACATCACCGGGCCGCCGTCGCCATGACGGAGCTGAAGAGCAAACTCCACGAGGAGAAGCAGAAAGAGCTAGCGCTTACTAGGGAGACGTTGCTACGGCAACACGAGATGGAGCTGATGAGAGTTATCAAAATCAAAGATGGCGAGATCCATCGGCTGAACGGTTTAGTCCTCACGCTGAGGGACAGCTCGATGGATAAG GTGAGGAACGCTCTTCTGATGGAAGTGGAGGAGACGAGAAAGGCCTGGGAGGCGGAGCGCTGTCGCCTCCAGCAGGAGCTTCAGGAGCATCGCGGCGCCAAGAGGAGCGCGGAGGAAGCTCTGGGGTTAGCTCACCAGGCTTGCCAGGCCCGAGTAGCCGAGCTACGATCGGCGCATCACCAACACCAGGAGGAGTTGAACAGAACCAAGAGAGACTGCGAGAGGGAGATCCGCCGACTG TCTCAGGAGGAGCGGGACACTCGGAGATTTCACTTGAAAATCGCAGAGCTCAGCGCCGTCATCAGGAAGCTGGAGGACCGAAACGCTTTATTGTCCGAAGAACGCAACGAACTG CTGAAGCGACTGAGGGAAACCGAGAGTCAGTTTCTTCCTCTGCTGGACAAAAACAAGCGTCTGAGCAGAAAGAATGAGGAGCTGTCACTCATGTTGTGTCGCCTTGACAACAAACTCCGCTTTGTCACCCAGGAGAACATGGAGATG AGGAGGCCCAGTTCGCTGAACGACTTGGACCGCAGCAGCTCTGCCAGTTACCAAGGCTACAGTCAGGACTACAGAGAAATGGAGTTCCTACGACTTCAGGTTCTGGAGCAACAACACATCATAGACGACCTGTCTAAG GCTCTGGAAACAGGAGGTTACGTGAAGAATGTGATT GAACGAGATCTGTTATTGCGATACAGACGTCAAGAATCGACCAGGAGAAAACGAACCTTGAGAGCCTGCAGG GTCATAGAAACATTTTACGGCTACGATGAAGAAGTGTCAGTGGACTCGGACGGCTCATCTTTGTCTTTTCACACAGACAAAACCCCCGACACGGAACCCGAAGAG GTGTGCGTTCGTGAGGAGGCGGAGCTTCGCTACCGTCAGCTGACGCAAGAATATCAGGCGCTGCAGCGGGCCTACGCTCTGCTGGCTGAGACCAGCGGAGGAAACTATGATGCCGAGAAGGAGATCAAG ACCAGAGAACAGCTGCTTGCCGAAATCAGTCAATATCAGACCAGGGTCGCAGATCTGGAGTCAGCGCTGAAACAGCAAGGACTg GACGTGAAGTGGGTGGAGGAGAAGCAGATGTTGTATCAGAGGAACCAGCAACTAGTGGAAAAG ATGAAGCAGATGGAAGCAGAGGAACTCCATCTGAAAAACGACATCCAGGACGTCAGAGACCAAAACGAACTCCTGGAGTTCAGGATCTTAGAGCTGGAG GAGAGGGAGTGGCGATCACCTGGCATCAACTTCCAGCAAGTCCACTTCCCAGAAAGTCTCAGCCCTTTGCAGGTCTACTGCGAGGCGGAGGGAGTAACT GACATTGTGATCTGTGAGCTCATGAAGAAGTTGGACATTCTGGGAGATAACGCC AATCTGTCCAATGAGGAGCAGGTGGTCGTGATTCACGCCAGGACTGTTCTCACACTGGCAGAGAAG TGGTTGGGGTCCATTGAAGTGACAAAGTCTGCACTGCAGCAGAAAATGTTGGACATTGAAAGTGAGAAG GATTTGTTCAGCAAGCAGAAAGGCTACCTGGATGAAGAGCTGGACTTTAGGAAGCGCTCCATGGATCAGGCTCACAAG AGGATCCTGGAGCTGGAGGCCATGCTGTACGAGGCGCTACGACAGCAGGACGAGTTCAGAATGGACGGGCAAAAGGTAAAATACGATTGCGTGAGCGACACGCTGACGGATGACCAAAGGGAGGGGCTTAAGAGAGCCATGGACCAGTGGAAACGAGCTGTGATGTGCGAGCTAAGAGAACGAGATGCGCAGATCCTCAAAGAAAGAATGGATCTGCTTCAAGTCACGCAGCAG AGGAACAAAGAGTTGGAGGAATTCATCGAATCGCAGAAGCGACAAATAAAAGAGTTGGAGGAGAAGTTCCTCTTTCTGTTTTTATTCTTCTCTCTGGCCTTCATCCTCTGGTCCTAA